The Prochlorococcus sp. MIT 0801 genomic sequence TACCATCATCTAATAACATTCTTGGTCCATAAGTATTAAATATTCTAGCTATTCTTATCTCTGTATTATTCATTCTCATGTAGTCATAGCATAATGATTCAGCTAAACGTTTTCCTTCATCATAACAACTACGAATCCCTATGGGGTTAACATTACCTCTATAGTATTCCGGTTGAGGATGTATATCAGGATCTCCATAAACTTCACTAGTACTTGCAAGCAATATTTTCGCCCCTACTCTTCTTGCTAATCCAAGCATGTTATAAGTTCCAAGAAAACAAGTTTTAGATGTTTTAACAGGGTTAAATTGATAATGAATCGGCGATGCAGGGCAGGCTAAGTGCCATATCTTATCAACCTCAAGCATTATTGGCTCAGTAACATCATGACGAATCAATTCAAAGGAGTGATGACCAATCCAATGAGCAATATTTGTTCTTCTACCAGTAAAAAAATTATCCAAGCATATAACTTCCTCTCCTGATTTCATTAAACGATCAACCAAATGAGATCCTAAGAAACCTGCTCCTCCAGTTACTAAATTTCGGCAAGGAGAAGATCGCATATGATTTAAAGCTTAAAAAGATTGTCTTATACTATGAGAGATGATTATATCTTTATGAATTAAAAATAGTTGAATCTTTATAATTTTTATTATAAAGATTCAACTATTTTTAAAAAATCATTTTTTTTTATTGATTTAATTTATTCGCTATAAAGAATTTCTATATTATCTTGGGATTAAATTTACCGCTCATCAATCTATTAATTGCTTACATAAACTACTAGATAAATGTTCAGAATTCAAAATGAAGATGTATCTAATAAAATAGATATTATCACTCTTATTTTTCTCTATAAGATTTGAGTTGCAATAAAATAAAAGAGTGAATCATTCAGACAAACAAAAAAGAATTGAATGTTGATTTTTTAGTGATCCTTATTGGTAAAAAAAATAAATCCAACTTTTTGATAATCAATAATATTTCTCTGCTCTTCTAATAGCTTTAATAGAACCTTTATAATCTCCTATTTTATACTTTGACTCGCTAATAAGCTCTAATTTTTCTATCACCTCCTCTTTTCTTTTCTGACTAATTACTTTTTTATAATCTGATATTAAATCATATTTACTTTTTCGTATATCTGAACCTTTAATCAGAGCATTATATTTAGGTTCTAGATCCGTTTTTTTAAATGTACCTAACAAAATATTTTTATAATCTATTTTAGTGTTACCTAATTCATTGGATTTATCAATTTCCAATAATCTAATTTTTTTAGCTTTTCTTTTATCATCTATTGCTCCTTGATAATCTCCAGTTTTATATCTAGAGTTACTTCTACCACTAAATGAAATATCTTTAGACCTTTCTTTAATAATATCTATTTTAGATTCAAAAAAAATTGACTTTGAGAAGTCATCAATAGCAGATACATTTTCTCCTAACTTATCATTCAAGAAACCACAATTTAAATATGCTAAAGCAATATCATCTGGATTTTCAAGACTATCAATATTCTTTTTTATAGAGTTAATAGCCCCATCATAATCATCTAAATCAATCAAATTAATTGCTTCATAATAAAAAGATGAAGGCTCTTGTAATTTTTTCAAATGATTTACACCTCTTCTTTATTTTAAGCACATTCAATACAGTCAGTTTAAAAGTCTTCAAGAAAATATGTAGGAAAAATTCACTTTCTGAGAACACGGAGAGGGTGGGATTCGAACCCACGGATAGTTTTAGCTATCAAACGATTTCGAGTCGTTCGCTTTCGACCACTCAGCCACCTCTCCCTAGAAGTCAGTTTAAGGCAATCTTCTAGTTCCATTGAAGAATAAGCAGAATTAAAAATCTAATTCATAGATATTTAATCCCAACCTTCATTTCTCATAAGCTGTATTGCTTTTTTATTATTTGCTCCTAATTGATCAATGGTCACACTGTCAGGAGTAAATCCTCCAAATTGAGCAACCTCATTGGTTTTATTAAAACCAACTAAAGGGTGTTCAAATGTTGGGCCAGCTAACCCACTACTCCCAGCAGGAGAAGCAAGATACTCCAGGAGTTGAATTGCTTCTTCTTTATTTTCAGCATATTTAGCAATTCCACCTGCACTGACATTTACATGAGCAGGACTAGGAGTAAGAACCTTTACTTTTTTAGCCAACCTTTGATCTTTTCGACCATTTACACCTGCAAGCATTCTTGAAACATAGTAGTGATTAACAATACCTACGCCACATTTACCCTGAGCAACAGCTCTTATAACACCAATATCACCAGGAAAAAAAGGCTGAGAGATATTTGAAATCATCCCTTTTAACCACTCTTTAGTTTGGGCTTCTCCTTTATTGACAATTTGATTAGCGACTAAAGATTGATTGTATGGACTGCTCCTTTTTCTCACACAGACAAGACCTTCTAAAGAAGGATTAGCAAGATCTGAATAATCTTTGATTGAATTTATATCAACTTTCTTCGGATTAGCAACCATTACTCTCACCCTTCTTGTTAAGGCATACCATCTTGCTTGAGGATCTCGATATTCCACTGGAACATTTTTATCTAAGTTAGAAG encodes the following:
- a CDS encoding UDP-glucuronic acid decarboxylase family protein, with the translated sequence MRSSPCRNLVTGGAGFLGSHLVDRLMKSGEEVICLDNFFTGRRTNIAHWIGHHSFELIRHDVTEPIMLEVDKIWHLACPASPIHYQFNPVKTSKTCFLGTYNMLGLARRVGAKILLASTSEVYGDPDIHPQPEYYRGNVNPIGIRSCYDEGKRLAESLCYDYMRMNNTEIRIARIFNTYGPRMLLDDGRLISNFLVQSILGEDLTIYGDGTQTRSFCFVDDLIEALILFMNSSNSGPLNLGNPEELSIIEIAKMIKDKSKKNIRLKFLDQLEDDPKRRKPLIDLAKTELNWEPKIPFKKGLEITRDYFNEILN
- a CDS encoding extracellular solute-binding protein; protein product: MNLIKRLFTSVIAGTLLVSSSFNHVKASEREVRIYSGRHYNTDKQIYKQFAEETGIKIRLIEATGISLVERLKREGSNSKADVILLVDAARISNAAKSGLLQSYRSSNLDKNVPVEYRDPQARWYALTRRVRVMVANPKKVDINSIKDYSDLANPSLEGLVCVRKRSSPYNQSLVANQIVNKGEAQTKEWLKGMISNISQPFFPGDIGVIRAVAQGKCGVGIVNHYYVSRMLAGVNGRKDQRLAKKVKVLTPSPAHVNVSAGGIAKYAENKEEAIQLLEYLASPAGSSGLAGPTFEHPLVGFNKTNEVAQFGGFTPDSVTIDQLGANNKKAIQLMRNEGWD